The following proteins come from a genomic window of Anabas testudineus chromosome 3, fAnaTes1.2, whole genome shotgun sequence:
- the ahctf1 gene encoding protein ELYS isoform X2: MYDLTAQVTSSLLPFPGVTTDALGEDEITLDSVLHGRFTVGRSGLAWLACGPNLEVVHAVTGERLSAYCFSGGGEHPPTVLAAKDFSWLKRSGLLVGLEEAEGSVLCLYDLGLSRVVKAVVIPGRITAIEPLVSYGGASTSTQHLHQSLRWFFGIAAVVTDLGHVLLVDLCLDDLSCSQSELEASDLQVVTKTPAEIPRLREVSTREGRHLCLQLNGPTGVGASALQYVSRTNQLAVGFSDGHLQLWNMKALKKEYHSQLEVGRVPVFAFTFQEPENDPRNCCYLWAVQSSQDLDGDTVSLHLLQLAFSERKCLSSGKILYEGLEYCEERYSQELGGTAFPARAQTTNIRLLSCQTIEKFRPHPDRDDSMNEVASPDTSVSIFSWEVKAYGQGAPSTYIGVFDINRWYHAQMPDSLRMGESLQNCPYLAVWSLDPVVQMVSPHVLMDVVVHDRSLSRGLPFTCPPPEQYFNPTTYNFDATCLLNSGIVHLTCSGYQKETLSFLKKAAPCSSDVISTSYSRCLMSGLLSSRLADTQASTLSQEEQLDAILSTAVETSSLGLITGCIKQWTAEEQPGSALNLRYILDWAWNKVVQTKEELDGICAPLFDSSSNFTDPQTLQLLHHSQRLLSNLSTIFHCLLSEAQELTQKGLVGLMNKNMVSSLISKYAQVVLWFCRTGLLPEGSDDDALQISRPFYTHSVISNYYTIRREELTRLAKGKWCADCLMIDGLVSQCGERLINLWKRDESGTGQYPPPTLHALLDIYLLENIDEAVKHAIVIYLLLDVMYSFPNKEGASVESFPTAFAIPIGLVKLVQGLWLLDHHDHQSSFELLLHPAVSQCQFEWQHERVLQALMCQGQHSVALRYFHVTKPPISSTSQAKLCLSVLLHNRCLIEAWSLIRQHSNRLNMDELLGFMYESCQELGLIKELLKLPLGLNEQECLEKFLQGTGGLQNRELLMVHYLQQANYIPALQLNHSLKMNLVNERDPKLKERSNMRNSILDQYGKVLPRVQRKLAMERAKPYQHPNTTHREVSRPQPLSTISKRSASDKVMSRAGFINNVLTKIEEVWLGKGTSPQSSPGKSPRAADVPASSPKPSSLALPDPFLGTPITMTSKRKSRLMDLVVHPSCQPPLPLPRGPPSSWVSPKSISKAPELSLLQTPQVVKRARALAASGPVFSAFTPQSILRSSLRPTPVATPSASPGRSITPPLRTKESRITFIKEAESPEPEKSIRWTNGMAADSEISLLTRGSTLSKATRKSWSSQPAEGEGEQPHVKFLPSEGGVSSPQLRCSDSESSSIHEATSETRPSDATQARLSLSFETSQMSVRSTDTTLEYYDAPQSEEQEEEEGHMATKNDEEIVTLNIKSLSDTEKTEEKPLPTTKQTADPTSESREEEEEEEEEVKEDETLEDVMESGVEQELKNEDEQEVQSSSKQDDAAPLEREETLSPSRVCNQVTENIMEAESQDQPVKSAEQDVQSKTTESTEFTVHLKACEAEEPRNEPEDDVEQSTDLTEFVQQHLFGADLSPPLTRSGIHNTSLTQTSFNSESVDKEEEEEKAAVEAPPVFSSQKSTVSVTSSEPTGTDSHSVVSVNDSEELSSPMSEEEEEEDEEEESDQAEEDEDEEDEEQEDSGSEVEIIEEVQGNGRLPALQPSSVFVQQGHTHFLQSVSEQEAAEFSLITPDTEMKMVDEDMQGEVVMVRLGADEGGLDPDQHQEQGSSFVELKPSTTLLVPLELVEEQQGLVDSVQLGLPELQQTIVPDDLRTETHSSFSLMLDMEEEEGGRGAFTVPLENDLQSSNLFLQAPAEETSDEHVAKAEVILLDTDHQGLLQSEDPSPEDQEKLMGSLNETEIDGLTESEPVELQDCLQTENTGENQGTQEKKDTGIVILAEDHEPAATEDSLPAPVDVKDDSTYEIGGVEDKHTPAEYQEEPEKNGPVNIDAEVAPSAETVPAVEELQQDHAALAATEVHKTEEIQEEELKNRTRGPQTKDKDAVDTNNQSEDTPVPETPASQKKKAPSTPTRMTTRARRAVTFISPVPEEPTEYKKEESIETDILVPASPSRTPRKTKPVKEAKVQASTPRRSTRKAQPELPKEEAEEKEAVDSDTAATATSKASSPSRRRTSQRAASTRSSQKSQSGSEETSTTTEVEDGGDQEDELTHKKGAQRTGSKTRTPAKRGATQENTPRRSRRRILSSSEAESTQLEILKEDKEEEEKTFAPPVSRSSRKVKTEPSETPQALQEEEEDKKQQVSSPGRTTRQSNRISLSVYPQVKLVPVSLPQSERMILGKTTAESVKENDVREPELNGNASHTNSRRPTRSKLWDHPEEDLPLLDSPLEVDSETPVADALIKRLQDEEEKQEGVVSKVVRTSKRSTRSSVEQAHPLPPVQDSLVPEPQDDETSPGEHSFIYSPSRRRTRASRAESVGPNEESATPATRSRRRVNKDVAPQDEVTSEEDHVGVEKAGVSKTRKTGKQTAKSKGVLEPPPVAQVDLLSPLPSPVDPLPRAQKIIKEAEVPTSGMNLRRKRIMDTIFTKPVTRRKKL; this comes from the exons ATGTACGACCTGACTGCACAAGTCACCAGCAGCCTGCTGCCGTTCCCAGGAGTCACTACAGATGCTCTGGGGGAGGACGAGATCACTTTGGACTCTGTGCTTCATGGGAGGTTCACTGTTg GTCGTAGCGGCCTGGCCTGGCTGGCCTGTGGCCCCAATCTGGAGGTTGTTCATGCGGTGACAGGGGAACGGCTGTCTGCGTACTGCTTCAGTGGCGGAGGGGAGCACCCTCCCACTGTCCTTGCTGCCAAGGATTTCAGCTGGCTCAAACG GTCGGGATTGCTGGTCGGCTTGGAGGAAGCAGAGGGTAGCGTGCTGTGTCTTTATGACTTGGGACTGTCAAGAGTGGTCAAAGCTGTGGTTATACCAGGCAGG ATCACTGCAATTGAGCCATTGGTGAGTTATGGTGGAGCAAGCACTTCAACACAGCACCTACACCAGAGCTTGCGCTGGTTCTTTGGAATTGCCGCCGTAGTAACGGATCTTGGTCATGTTCTGCTTGTGGACCTCTGCCTCGATGACCTGTCCTGCAGCCAAAGTGAACTGGAGGCTTCAG ACCTGCAGGTAGTCACAAAAACTCCTGCAGAGATTCCAAGGCTGAGAGAAGTCAGCACCAGAGAGGGCAGACATCTTTGTCTCCAGCTCAATGGGCCCACTGGAGTTGGAGCATCGGCCCTGCAGTATGTCTCCAGGACCAATCAGTTAGCAGTGGGATTTTCTGATGGACACTTACAGCTGTGGAACATGAAAGCTCTAAAGAAAGA ATACCACTCCCAGTTGGAGGTTGGCAGGGTGCCTGTGTTTGCCTTCACCTTCCAGGAGCCAGAAAATGACCCCAGGAACTGCTGCTACCTCTGGGCTGTCCAGTCTTCTCAAGATCT TGACGGAGATACAGTCAGCCTCCACCTGCTTCAGCTAGCCTTCAGTGAAAGGAAGTGTCTGTCTTCTGGGAAGATCCTCTATGAG GGTCTGGAGTACTGTGAAGAACGCTACAGTCAGGAGTTAGGTGGTACAGCTTTCCCTGCCAGGGCGCAGACCACCAACATCCGCCTGCTGAGTTGTCAGACCATCGAGAAGTTCAGACCCCACCCAGACAGGGATGACAGCATGAATGAAG TTGCGTCTCCAGACACAAGTGTGTCTATCTTCAGCTGGGAAGTCAAGGCCTATGGTCAGGGAGCTCCATCTACCTACATAGGAGTTTTTGACATCAACCGCTGGTACCACGCGCAAATGCCAGACTCTTTAAG aATGGGGGAGTCTCTGCAAAATTGTCCCTACCTGGCAGTTTGGTCTCTGGACCCTGTTGTGCAGATGGTGTCTCCACATGTCCTCATGGATGTGGTGGTACACGACCGCAGCCTGAGCAGAGGACTGCCCTTCACCTGTCCTCCACCAGAACAGTATTTTAACCCCACCACATACAACTTTG ATGCAACCTGCCTGCTCAACTCCGGAATAGTGCACTTAACCTGCTCTGGGTATCAGAAAGAG ACTCTGAGCTTTTTGAAGAAAGCGGCTCCCTGTTCCAGTGACGTCATCTCAACTAGCTACTCTCGCTGCCTCATGTCTGGCCTCCTTTCATCTCGTCTGGCTGACACCCAGGCCTCCACCCTCTCTCAG GAGGAACAGCTGGACGCCATCTTGTCCACAGCGGTGGAAACTAGTTCGTTGGGACTCATCACTGGCTGTATCAAGCAGTGGACTGCAGAAG AACAGCCGGGCTCTGCACTGAATCTGCGCTACATCCTTGATTGGGCCTGGAACAAAGTAGTCCAGACCAAGGAGGAACTGGATGGCATct GTGCACCTCTGTTTGACAGTTCATCCAACTTCACAGACCCTCAGACCTtgcagctgctccatcacaGCCAGAGACTGCTCAGTAACCTCAGCACCATCTTCCACTGTCTGCTCAGTGAAGCTCAGGAGCTCACACAGaaag GCCTGGTAGGTCTGATGAACAAGAACATGGTGTCCAGCCTCATTTCCAAGTACGCTCAGGTGGTCCTCTGGTTCTGTCGTACTGGCTTACTACCCGAGGGATCAG ATGACGACGCTCTCCAGATCTCCAGGCCTTTCTACACCCACTCAGTCATCAGCAACTATTATACTATACGTAGGGAGGAGCTCACCAGACTGGCTAA GGGCAAGTGGTGTGCCGACTGCCTGATGATTGACGGTTTAGTTAGCCAGTGTGGTGAACGCTTAATCAACCTATGGAAGAGGGATGAGAGTGGGACAGGACAGTACCCCCCACCTACATTACAT GCCTTACTGGACATTTATCTACTGGAAAACATTGATGAAGCTGTCAAACATGCAATT GTGATTTACCTCTTGCTTGATGTCATGTACTCATTTCCCAACAAAGAGGGAGCATCAGTGGAGTCCTTCCCAACAGCCTTTGCCATCCCCATTGGTCTAGTCAAGCTAGTACAAGGCCTCTGGCTGCTGGACCATCATGACCATCAG AGTTCATTTGAGCTGCTCCTGCATCCGGCTGTCTCTCAGTGTCAGTTTGAGTGGCAGCATGAGCGCGTCCTGCAGGCACTCATGTGTCAGGGCCAACACTCAGTGGCACTTCGGTATTTCCACGTTACAAAGCCTCCGATTTCATCCACCTCCCAGGCCAAACTCTGTTTGTCTGTACTGCTACACAACAG GTGTCTCATAGAGGCATGGTCCTTGATTCGGCAGCACTCGAATCGCCTCAACATGGATGAGCTGCTGGGCTTCATGTACGAGAGCTGCCAGGAGCTGGGCCTCATCAAGGAGCTGCTCAAACTGCCCCTCGGTCTGAATGAACAG GAATGTTTGGAGAAGTTTCTCCAGGGTACAGGAGGCCTCCAGAACAGGGAACTACTGATGGTTCATTATCTTCAGCAGGCCAACTATATACCTGCTCTGCAGCTCAACCACAGCCTCAAGATGAACCTGGTG AATGAAAGAGACCCAAAACTAAAAGAACGGTCCAACATGAGAAACTCCATATTGGATCAATACGGCAAAGTTTTACCCAGAGTCCAGAGGAAACTGGCAATGGAGAGAGCCAAACCATATCAGCACCCAAACACCACCCACAGAGAAG TTTCTCGGCCACAGCCGTTGTCAACTATCAGCAAGCGCTCTGCAAGTGACAAGGTGATGTCCAGGGCTGGATTTATCAACAATGTTCTGACCAAGATAGAAGAGGTGTGGTTAGGCAAAGGAACTTCACCACAATCCTCCCCCGGCAAGAG TCCCCGGGCAGCTGATGTTCCAGCCTCAAGCCCAAAGCCCTCCTCTTTGGCCCTTCCCGATCCCTTCCTGGGAACGCCAATCACCATGACCTCCAAACGAAAGTCAAG GCTGATGGACCTTGTGGTTCACCCCTCATGTCagcctcctctgcctctcccaCGAGGACCTCCCAGCTCATGGGTTTCTCCAAAGAGCATCAGCAAGGCTCCTGAACTTAGTCTGCTACAAACACCACAAGTGGTCAAG CGAGCTCGCGCCTTGGCTGCTTCAGGCCCCGTGTTCTCAGCCTTCACTCCCCAGTCCATCCTGCGCAGCAGCCTCAGACCCACACCTGTCGCCACCCCCTCTGCTTCTCCAGGGCGTTCCATCACCCCACCGCTCCGCACCAAAGAGAGTCGCATCACCTTTATCAAAGAGGCAGAATCCCCTGAACCAGAGAAGAGCATCCGTTGGACCAATGGG ATGGCAGCAGACAGTGAGATCAGCTTGCTGACTAGAGGTTCCACACTGTCAAAGGCCACACGTAAGAGCTGGTCCTCGCAGCCTGCTGAGGGGGAAGGGGAGCAACCCCACGTTAAGTTCTTACCTTCCGAAGGTGGCGTTTCCTCACCACAGCTCAGGTGCTCTGACAGCGAGTCATCCTCCATCCATGAAGCCACTTCTGAAACCAGGCCATCAGATGCAACGCAAGCACGTCTTAGCCTCAGCTTCGAAACGAGTCAGATGTCCGTGCGGTCAACAGACACCACCCTAGAGTATTATGATGCACCTCAGTCAgaagagcaggaagaagaagaagggcaCATGGCTACAAAGAATGATGAGGAGATAGTAACACTGAACATTAAATCCCTAAGtgatacagaaaaaacagaggaaaagccCTTACCAACCACCAAGCAAACCGCTGATCCAACATCAGAGagtagagaggaggaggaggaggaagaggaagaggtaaAGGAAGACGAAACACTGGAAGATGTGATGGAGAGTGGTGTTGAGCAGGAGCTTAAAAACGAGGATGAACAGGAAGTTCAGTCGAGTAGCAAACAAGACGATGCTGCCCCTCTGGAACGAGAAGAGACACTTAGTCCCAGCAGAG TTTGTAACCAGGTAACAGAAAACATCATGGAGGCTGAATCTCAGGATCAACCAGTGAAAAGCGCTGAACAGGACGTCCAGTCAAAGACCACTGAATCCACAGAGTTCACTGTTCACCTGAAAGCATGTGAAGCCGAGGAACCCAGAAATGAACCAGAAGATGACGTGGAACAATCAACAG ATCTGACCGAGTTTGTGCAGCAACATCTGTTTGGCGCTgatctgtctcctcctctcactcGCTCAGGAATCCACAACACATCACTCACTCAGACTTCATTTAACAG tGAGTCAGTAGataaggaggaagaggaagagaaggcaGCTGTTGAAGCTCCTCCAGTGTTCAGCAGCCAAAAATCTACTGTTTCTGTGACGTCCTCAGAACCAACCGGCACAGACTCCCACT CTGTTGTGAGCGTAAACGATAGTGAAGAACTTTCAAGCCCAatgtctgaggaggaggaggaagaagatgaggaggaggagtctGACCAAGCTGAGGAAGATGAAGACgaagaggatgaggagcaggaggacTCTGGGAGTGAGGTGGAGATCATTGAAGAGGTCCAGGGTAATGGGAGGCTGCCAGCCCTCCAGCCCAGTTCAGTCTTTGTACagcaaggacacacacatttcctgcaAAGTGTGTCAGAGCAGGAGGCTGCTGAGTTCTCTCTGATCACACCTGATACAGAGATGAAG ATGGTAGATGAGGATATGCAGGGTGAGGTGGTGATGGTGAGACTTGGGGCAGATGAAGGAGGGTTGGATCCAGATCAGCATCAAGAGCAAGGATCATCATTTGTGGAGCTCAAACCCTCTACCACTCTCTTAGTACCCCTGGAGCTTGTGGAGGAACAACAGGGCCTGGTGGATAGTGTGCAGCTGGGTCTCCCCGAGCTTCAGCAAACCATTGTGCCAGATGACctgaggacagaaacacacagcagcttctcCCTGATGCTGGatatggaggaggaggagggaggtagAGGGGCTTTCACCGTCCCCCTGGAGAATGATCTTCAGTCTTCCAATCTTTTCCTCCAGGCTCCAGCAGAGGAGACTAGTGATGAACATGTGGCTAAAGCTGAGGTTATTCTTTTAGACACAGATCACCAGGGACTTCTCCAGTCTGAAGATCCCTCACCAGAAGACCAGGAGAAATTGATGGGTAGCTTGAATGAAACTGAGATAGATGGACTGACAGAATCAGAACCTGTAGAACTCCAAGATTGTctacaaactgaaaacactgggGAAAACCAGGGGACACAAGAGAAGAAGGATACAGGGATAGTAATACTGGCTGAAGACCATGAACCTGCAGCTACAGAGGACAGTCTCCCAGCACCTGTGGATGTCAAAGATGACTCTACTTATGAGATCGGAGGAGTGGAggataaacacacacctgctgagtACCAGGAAGAGCCTGAAAAGAACGGGCCTGTTAATATAGATGCAGAGGTTGCCCCCAGTGCCGAGACAGTGCCTGCTGTGGAAGAGCTGCAGCAAGACCACGCAGCATTAGCAGCAACAGAAGTGCATAAGACAGAGGAAATACAAGAGGAAgaactgaaaaacagaactAGGGGACCACAGACAAAAGATAAAGATGCTGTAGATACAAACAACCAATCAGAGGACACACCTGTACCGGAGACCCCCGCTTCTCAGAAGAAGAAGGCTCCTTCCACCCCAACACGGATGACCACGAGAGCCCGGAGAGCAGTTACTTTCATCTCTCCTGTACCAGAGGAGCCAACAGAGtataagaaagaagaaagcatAGAGACAGACATTCTGGTCCCTGCCTCACCTAGTCGCACACCTAGAAAAACAAAACCGGTCAAAGAAGCAAAAGTCCAAGCCAGTACACCCCGAAGAAGTACCCGCAAAGCTCAGCCGGAGCTTCCTAAAGAAGAGGCTGAAGAGAAGGAAGCCGTGGATAGTGATACTGCAGCCACAGCAACCTCCAAGGCCTCTTCTCCATCCAGAAGACGGACGTCCCAGAGGGCGGCTTCAACAAGGTCCAGCCAAAAGTCCCAAAGTGGTAGCGAGGAGACGTCTACAACCACAGAGGTTGAGGACGGTGGGGACCAAGAGGACGAGCTCACACATAAAAAAGGTGCTCAGAGAACAGGCTCCAAGACTCGAACACCGGCTAAACGCGGGGCCACTCAGGAAAACACTCCAAGGAGGTCCCGCCGACGGATTCTGAGCAGCAGTGAGGCAGAGTCGACACAACTAGAGATTCTGAAAGAGgataaagaagaggaggaaaaaaccTTTGCTCCGCCTGTCAGTCGCAGCTCCAGGAAAGTAAAGACAGAACCATCAGAGACCCCACAGGccctgcaggaggaggaagaggacaaaaAACAGCAAGTCAGCAGCCCTGGCAGGACGACGCGGCAGTCCAACCGGATTTCCCTCAGTGTTTATCCACAA GTGAAACTGGTTCCTGTATCACTTCCTCAGAGCGAAAGGATGATCCTTGGGAAGACGACTGCTGAGAGCGTAAAAGAAAATGACGTACGTGAGCCTGAACTTAACGGCAACGCTAGTCACACCAACTCCCGTCGACCCACTAGGAGCAAACTCTGGGACCACCCAGAAGAAGATCTGCCCTTACTGGACTCTCCGCTGGAGGTGGATTCTGAAACTCCTGTCGCAGACGCCCTCATCAAGAGACTCcaggatgaggaagagaaacaggaag GAGTTGTCTCAAAGGTGGTGAGAACGAGCAAGAGGAGTACGAGGTCATCGGTGGAGCAGGCTCACCCGCTCCCGCCTGTGCAAGACAGCCTGGTCCCTGAACCCCAGGATGATGAGACCAGTCCAGGCGAGCATTCGTTTATCTATTCCCCCTCACGAAGAAGAACAAGGG CCAGTAGAGCCGAGTCTGTCGGGCCAAACGAAGAGTCTGCAACACCTGCCACTCGCAGCAGGAGAAGAGTCAACAAAGATGTTGCTCCTCAG gaTGAAGTTACTTCTGAAGAAGATCATGTGGGGGTGGAGAAAGCAGGTGTTTCTAAAACcagaaaaactggaaaacaaacagccaa ATCCAAAGGAGTTTTGGAGCCCCCACCTGTAGCACAGGTGGACCTGCTCTCGCCTCTGCCCAGCCCAGTCGATCCGCTCCCACGAGCACAGAAGATTATTAAAGAAGCAGAGGTCCCGACCTCGGGCATGAACCTCCGACGCAAACGTATAATGGACACCATTTTCACAAAACCTGTTACGCGGAGGAAGAAACTGTAA